A window of Cydia fagiglandana chromosome Z, ilCydFagi1.1, whole genome shotgun sequence genomic DNA:
ggctacagggcctgggggcTAGGGCGGCAggctgcaaatccgccactgatacaGAGTACCGTGACGGGTGCCCTCGGTACAGTGCTAAGCACTCGGTACGCGTGATTATAAGGCCTTAGGGTACGATAGAAGTATGCGACAAATTTTCTGCTTACCTCAAATACACCCTATTCTAAAATGACTACCAGTTCTCCAGCTAATAGCAATCAGGCGTTGTGGGGTTGGCACTGTAAATTATATTAGCTTCATGCTGCATGTAATCAATACACctgataaaacaaagtcccccgtcgcgtctgtctgttcgCGTTAAACTTCTAAACGGATTTTCACTAATcaatagtgattcttgaggaaggttcagGTGTGTAtagtgttaaggttttgtgtatcccgtgcgaagccagggcgggtcgctagcaagaaattaaataatgttttttagcaGTTTATGTTCATACAGTTCTGCAATTCATTGGTCCGACCAGATCCGCTCCGCTCTCGACTCCACATGGCTCTCCACACCGCCACAGATGGAGAGAGAAGGTGATTCAgaatggtcacgaccctcatcaCTGAGGATAACAACGCAAGGAGGAGGATGTTCATACAGATTGTCAAGTGAGCGCGCGTGTTGATGCCCtatatcagcggtcggcaaccagcggcccgcgagccttactggctattttgtatgtaatactgacgaacgactgtctgctaaagtcacaaatattaccaagtGCGGCCCGAGTCATCTTCGTTACCTACTATGTGGCCTTTGGCTGccaaaaggttgccgaccgctgccctaTATCCTATATCTATTCAAATCAAATTTACGCGCCATATCTCTAAGTACTAATTTCGATGCGCGTTTGTGACCGTTCTTGGCGGTCAACGGACTCAAAGGGGTCAATGTCATCCATAAAATTACATCACTGGAATTTGAAGAttttctttataattatttacttcTAGACCATGACTACATTTGGGAATTTTGTTTACAACGAAAcaattgattttttattttaacagcCAATAAAACAAAAGCATTTTCTGTTAGATGTAtttagtgacgtcacaaagtttgtgactccTCCCcagtcacattttcttgaccccttcCCTCTAAAACTCTAAAGGGTTAAAGGTTTGGGCTTGCCCTACGAAGGAATGAAAAATAAtgcaaataaaatacattttggtAGTACGTAGAACAGTTTATTCTTACATACGGATTATCACTTAACCTACAACCTCTGTCTCGGACCCAGCCGCAGGTTATAACTGGAACAAGGATAAATACGTTAATacttcttaaaataaaatatgtattgttAATGTAGTGGTTTCCGGTCAGTAGAAATCGTTACCTCATGGCATTCAGTAGTAGCAAATACATAATTTATGACATCACTCAGGAAAATTAGGGatttttaaatcttattatttattatggtgTCAATTTATAATCTTATTTATCGAATTTAGCATGAAAAGTCCAtcctttataatttataaatatgtacttatggGAAGAGTGATTGATGAGATTTGAGTAGGTGTAAAAAGGGCTAAATTATAGGGAGCTTTTACCTGATCTTCACCATCTTACGATCTTGGCCTCTCCTTCTTTTCTTTGTACAGGGCTAGGAGGGATACGTTGGCTACCTTGACGACCTGTGAAATAAGATTAAGCAGTCAGTATTTAATAACTTTTATGCTAACtatatatatgtgacgttccacgggtaaaggttggcgcttacgtcgcgtagcaccgGATAGTATTGGAAcgtcgttaataatagcgtcaAATGTTGCCAATAAGTTTCTACTCTTTATCATAATCTACATTTCTGTAAAGAGTAAGACAGATGTTTTATGTtatagtaaatatttaatattactttAGTTTCCGGGAATACCTTACAAAAAGTAGGCATCTAACACAGATGAACAGTACATTTTATCTTGCATATCAAGCTATACATTTCAATTGACTACAGGAGCAGAGGCAAATTAACAGCGTTTTAAAACGTTGAACTATCAAAGTAACTTAGAACCTAAAGTTTTTACCCACCTTGAACCTGACTCCGGGGATGTCACCGACGGCGTGACCTTTCCTACCGAAGCCTGCCACTAGAACTTCGTCGTTCTCCTCGATGTGGTTGAGACAACCGTCGCGGGGCACGAACGCCGTCACCTTCTTGCCGTTCTTGATCAGCTGCACCCTCACGCACTTGCGGATGGCGGAGTTGGGCTGTTTGGCTTCCACACCACTGTTGAAGAGAGTACACGTTAATATTGATAGTATGACTCTTTAGGTATAAGTATTACAGAATATACCCGGGCGCGTATATATGGGCCAGGCAAAGAGGACAATCGTAGGTAAGAAATGCCAATcgaaattttaatagtttagaaGTCATGTGACTTCTGTAGAAActcaataaatttatttaattagttaGTCATTTGTCAATGTAAAACAAAAAgtgaagtattattttaaacatcaaacttctatgaaattatgacatgtaAATAAGACTTGCAACGCATAAgctatcaaaatagttgcagtcttttcttggtttaactcttgGGATAAGTCACAGCGGAGACCATGTGTGGCACTTAGAACATGTGTTAATGTTTGACTTGATTGTCAGTTCGGATAAGAGTAAAAGCTGTGTATCAGACATTGATTTCTTGATAAAATATGATGTTGAAAGGTTTTAAGTTTACATTTACACGTAACCTCAATAATAGTTAACAAATAATAGTCACACAAACTGACACAAACATGTCTGTACACATGCATAGTATCATGATTATTAGATTTAAGAACAATAACCTAATAAAATATACTCATGCTAAATTAATATTGCTACACTTTGACCTGTATGACAAATACTATAGTAATATTAGTTGTTCAATTATTTTGTCAGGCAtccaaattattaaatatgtcAATTAGTTCAATtacctatagttagttttttttagcattagaaataaggtaacaatcttgatgtgtcttaattgaaaaacacattttaaaaataagtttcggcaaatatgtaacaattatgaatgtaatacgatcatttatattcttctgctttcaaaagtaatagttactgattt
This region includes:
- the LOC134678427 gene encoding small ribosomal subunit protein uS12 translates to MGKPRGIRTARKHVNHRREQRWADKDYKKAHMGTRWKANPFGGASHAKGIVLEKVGVEAKQPNSAIRKCVRVQLIKNGKKVTAFVPRDGCLNHIEENDEVLVAGFGRKGHAVGDIPGVRFKVVKVANVSLLALYKEKKERPRS